Genomic segment of Hymenobacter aquaticus:
CTATGGCTTCCGCCATTTTGTAGATATGACCATACGTGGAGTAAAACAGAACGAGGGTTTTCATGGGCGAAGGTTGGGAAGTGAAATACGTGAGCACTGAGCAATAGAACGGCTACGGCCCCGGCCCGGGTTTGTTTCTGCGGCAAGTCATTCCGGAGTACGCTGCGGTCCGGGAGCGTATATTTGGGGCGGGAATAAGCCGCTGACTACCAGTTGGCTATTGACCGGCGCAAGAATTTTACGCAAACAATGCAACTGCTACCCCAGAAGTGGCCTCTTCCTGTTATAACCGCCGTTTACCCGCAGTCATTTTTCGATTTTACGAGCACGCTATGGCACTATTGGTTACTCACGCTTCCCGGCCGCCGCACGCGCAGCAAGGGTTGGCACTTCAAGCGGTCCGGCCGGGCCACCTGCGCTGATGGGGGCCCTGTCGTCCGCATTGGGTACGGTGGGCGGGCTGCGCAGCCTGCTCCCGGATGGGCTCACGGCTGCCAAGCCGGCGCCCGTGCGTCAACTTACTCCTCCCGCTGCCACCATGACCGAGGCCGAGATAATCGATGGCTGTCTGGCGGGCAGCCGGGCCATGCAAAAGCAACTCTACGACCGGTTTGCCGGCAAAATGATGGCCGTGTGCCTGCGCTACGCCCAAACCACGTTTGAGGCCGAAGACGTGCTGCAGGAAGGCTTTATTACGGTGTTCAGCAACCTGCGCAACTTCCGCCGGGAGTGTCCGCTCGAGTTCTGGATTCGCCGCATCATGGTGAATGCCGCCCTGCGCCAGCACCGCCGCAATGCCCCGCTGGTAGCCGTGAGCGAAGGCGAATACCCCGAAGAGCTGGCCGGCGAGGAGTTTACCCTTTCCAACTACGCCTTCGAAGAAATGCTGGCCCTGGTGCAGGAACTGGCGCCCCGCTACCGGATGGTGTTCAACCTGTTTGCCATTGAGGGCTACGGCCACAAGGAAATCGGGGAGCTGATGGGCATCTCCGAGGGTACCAGCAAATCACAGTACGCCCGCGCCCGGGCCATTTTGAAGACCAAACTAGAGCGCCTCGAGGCGCATCGCTCCAATGGTACCTACCGCCAATAACCATACGCCGACGCCGGAGCCTACCGGCGACCTGGAGCAGCTGTTTCGGCAGAAGCTGGGCGACGCTGAGGTAGCTCCCCGCATGCACTTGTGGGACCAGATCGACCACGAGCTGCTGGTGCAGCAGAATGAAACGTACCGCCGGCGCCTGGCGTGGCACCGCTGGGCCGCGGCCGCCTGCATTCTGTTTTTCCTGGCAGCGGGCAGCTGGTTTAGCCTGCGCCGCCCCGGTTCCTCTGATGCCCAGCTGGCAGCGGTAGCCGGCGCTGAAAACGCGGCTAACTCCGCCGGCCGCTCGGCCCACACCACTGCTGGAGTATCAGCTGCCGCCGTTGCTGCCGAAGGCCAGGAAGGTCTGGCTATTTCTTCCGCGCCGGTGCTGGGGGCTGATGCCGGCATCAGCAGCCTGGCCGACGTGGCAGCAGTGTTGCAAGCGGCCATTGCCGGCCCCGCCGCCCACCGCCCTTCGGTGGCCACTGTAGCTGTAGCCCAGCAGGAGCAATACCCGGCTGCGGAAGTCCGCTTTGGCACCAACCGCCCGGCGCCGGCGATGGAAAGCTACAGCCTGCCCGCCAGCTTCGGAACGGTGCTGGAGCTGCCCGCCGGTTCGTTTTTCGACCGGGTGGTGGCCAGCCGGGCCGCTACCTCGGGCACCACGGCTTCGGCCTCCGCGTTGTTTGCGGGCCTGAACAGCTATTCGGCACCGGCCTCGGCGGCAGTAGCTACCATCCTGCGCCTGCCCCAGCCCGATACCTCCAAGCTGGCGTTGCCCTCCGCTCCGGCTTCGGCCGTGGCCCAGCACCAGGCGCGGCCGGAGCAGCAGCAGGAAATGGCCCCGGCCCGCCCCAAGCGCTGGCGGCTGATGGGTGCGTATGCTGCCTCGGCCTATAACCCGAACATGAGCTTTGGCTCGGGCGCGGTGGCCAGCGTGAGTGGAAGCAGTGGCTTTGGCCCCTCGACCTACCGGGCAGCCAATACCTATGAGCAGGCGGCCACTGAGTACCGGCGCAACCTGCGGCCCGGCTTCGCCCAGCGCGTCGCCCTGATTGGCAGCTACGCGGCCACCAAGCACTGGACGCTGAGCGCCGGCGTGGAAGTAGCCGAGCAGCGCGCCACTTCCCAGACTTCCTACAACTTTCTGGATGGGCGCATGCCGGCCGTGGAAGTAGCCTCCGCCAACAAAGACTACGGCAACTCCCTGACGCCCCCACCGGCTCCGCAGCTGCGCACGGCCCAGTACCGCTACCGCACGGGCGGGATTCCGGTGAGCGTGCGGTATGGTTCGGCCCGCAAGGGCGTGTCGCTCTACGCCAAAGTAGGTGCGGCCGTGAACGTGCTGTTCAACAGCCGCTCGGAGTTGCAGGGCGTGCCCGAATCGGTAACTTCCTACTCGCTGACCTCAACCGATTCGCCCTACCGCAAGGTGCAAACCTCGGTGAACGGCGGTGCCGGGGTGCGCTACCAGCCCACGGCCGGCCAGTGGAGTCTGGCGCTGGGTCCCGTGGCCGAAGCCGGCCTCTCGACGCTGAACACCAACGCAACGCAGGCCTCGTACCAGGTGCGGCCCTACGCCATCGGCATGGAAGCCAGCGTGGAATTTGGGGGCAAGCAGGCCGTAGTAGTGCGCTAATTCTGAGAACCAAAGTTTTCGTTTTTTCACCTTACTGTTCTGTATGCCATGAAAACATTACTCGTGTTACTAGGAGCCTGGGGGTGTCTGGGAATGGTGCAGTGCCACAGCGACGCCGTGGCACCGCAGCCTCAAACCGAGCCGGCCGCCCAAGCCAACCCGCAGTCGGCGGCCTGCTCGGATACCCGGGCCCAGCCCTTGATTGATGCGCTGCTGCAAACGCCGAAAGCCAACCCCGCCGGGGAGGTGTGGCGCTACACCTGGGAAGGCCGGCCGGTGTTTCTGGTGAAGTCCTTCCGGCCCGACGACTACCAAAAGGTATACGAAGTGACGAATGCGCAGCTGCAATACGTGGGCGCGCCCAGCGGCGGCATCACGGGCAAGGGCGACGGCAAGTGCCCGACTTTCGCCACGCAGGCCACCAACGGCTGCCTGGTGTGGCGCGACCCGCGCTAGTGTATCCGTTATCAAAGCAGAAAAACCTGTTCGATTTACCCGAACAGGTTTTTTCGTTTCCGAAGAAACCTACCTTGCGGCAATGGAGTTATCCTAGGCTGTCTTAGCTGCCACATTTTCGCCTGAATGGACTATCAACTAACCTCCGAATTTAAACCCACCGGCGACCAGCCCAAAGCCATTGCCCAGCTCGTGTCGGGGGTGGAAAGCGGGGAGCCGGCCCAGGTGCTGCTGGGGGCCACCGGCACCGGCAAAACCTTCACCGTCGCCAACGTGGTGGCCCAGACGGGCAAGCCCACGCTGGTGCTCTGCCACAACAAAACCCTAGCGGCCCAGCTCTACGGCGAGTTCAAGTCGTTTTTCCCCAATAACGCCGTCGAGTACTACATCAGCTACTACGACTACTACCAGCCTGAGGCATACATTGCCAGCACCGACGTCTTCATCGAGAAGGACTTGGCCATCAACGAGGAAATCGAGAAGCTGCGGCTGCACTGCACCTCCACGCTGCTCAGCGGGCGGCGCGACGTGATTGTGGTGGCTTCCGTGTCGTGCATCTACGGCATCGGCAACCCCGAGGAGTTCAGCAAAAACGTCATTTACCTGGCCCCCGGGCTGAAATACTCGCGCAACAACCTGCTCTACCAGTTCGTGCAGATTCTGTACTCGCGCACCGAGGTGGAGTTTACCCGCGGCTCGTTCCGGGTGAAGGGCGACACCGTGGACATCTTCCCGGCCTACGCCGACTTCGCCTACCGCATCTTCTTTTTCG
This window contains:
- a CDS encoding RNA polymerase sigma factor gives rise to the protein MRQLTPPAATMTEAEIIDGCLAGSRAMQKQLYDRFAGKMMAVCLRYAQTTFEAEDVLQEGFITVFSNLRNFRRECPLEFWIRRIMVNAALRQHRRNAPLVAVSEGEYPEELAGEEFTLSNYAFEEMLALVQELAPRYRMVFNLFAIEGYGHKEIGELMGISEGTSKSQYARARAILKTKLERLEAHRSNGTYRQ
- a CDS encoding outer membrane beta-barrel protein yields the protein MVPTANNHTPTPEPTGDLEQLFRQKLGDAEVAPRMHLWDQIDHELLVQQNETYRRRLAWHRWAAAACILFFLAAGSWFSLRRPGSSDAQLAAVAGAENAANSAGRSAHTTAGVSAAAVAAEGQEGLAISSAPVLGADAGISSLADVAAVLQAAIAGPAAHRPSVATVAVAQQEQYPAAEVRFGTNRPAPAMESYSLPASFGTVLELPAGSFFDRVVASRAATSGTTASASALFAGLNSYSAPASAAVATILRLPQPDTSKLALPSAPASAVAQHQARPEQQQEMAPARPKRWRLMGAYAASAYNPNMSFGSGAVASVSGSSGFGPSTYRAANTYEQAATEYRRNLRPGFAQRVALIGSYAATKHWTLSAGVEVAEQRATSQTSYNFLDGRMPAVEVASANKDYGNSLTPPPAPQLRTAQYRYRTGGIPVSVRYGSARKGVSLYAKVGAAVNVLFNSRSELQGVPESVTSYSLTSTDSPYRKVQTSVNGGAGVRYQPTAGQWSLALGPVAEAGLSTLNTNATQASYQVRPYAIGMEASVEFGGKQAVVVR
- a CDS encoding DUF6970 domain-containing protein — encoded protein: MKTLLVLLGAWGCLGMVQCHSDAVAPQPQTEPAAQANPQSAACSDTRAQPLIDALLQTPKANPAGEVWRYTWEGRPVFLVKSFRPDDYQKVYEVTNAQLQYVGAPSGGITGKGDGKCPTFATQATNGCLVWRDPR